Genomic DNA from Streptomyces sp. NBC_01571:
GCGTCCACTCCCGAGGACGCGGACAAGGTCCGCCTGCTGCGGTCGTACGACCCCGCGGCGCTCGACGATCCGGACGTCCCCGATCCGTATTACGGACGCCTGGACGATTTCGAGGAGTGTCTTGAGATGGTGGAGGCGGCGAGCCACGGGCTGCTCGCCGCTGTTCAGCAGGAACTGGAGGGACGGGCGGCATGACGTCAGGGGATTTCGTCACGGGAAGCGGCGACGGCACACGAGCGGTACGGGCGGGGCTGCCCGAACCCGTCAAACACGAGCCGACCCTGCCGGGGCCGGTCTTCGCCGCGCACTTCCATCTGCCGGGCGATCCGACCGGCCCGTACACCTATGGCCGTGACGAGAACCCGACCTGGACGCTTCTGGAGCGTGCCATCGGCGAGCTGGAGGCACCGGGGCAGGAGGGCGTGATCACGCTCGCCTTCCCCTCCGGGATGGCCGCCGTCTCGGCGGTGCTCTTCTCGCAGCTGCGGGCCGGGGACGTGGTGGTCCTGCCCGACGACGGCTACCAGGTGCTGCCGCTGGTGCGCGAGCAGCTCACTGCGTACGGCATCGAGGTGCGCACCGCGCCGACCCGCGGTGACGCGCAGCTCGACGTCCTCGACGGCGCGAAGCTGCTGTGGATCGAGACCCCCTCGAACCCGGGGCTCGACGTGTGCGACGTACGACGGCTCGTCGAGGCGGCGCACGCTCAGGGCGCCCTCGTCGCCGTCGACAACACCCTGGCCACCCCGCTCGGGCAGCGCCCGCTGGAGCTGGGAGCCGACTTCTCGGTGGCCAGCGGGACCAAGATGCTCACCGGGCACGGCGACATCCTCCTGGGATACGTCACCGCGCTCGACGCCGGTCCGATGGCGCCCGTGCGGCGCTGGCGGAAGATCGTCGGGGCGATCCCCGGCCCCATGGAGGCCTGGCTGGCCCACCGCTCGCTGGCCACGCTCCAGTTGCGCGCCGACCGGCAGAACGCCAACGCCCTGGTCATCGCCGAGGCGCTGCGGGGCAGGCCCGAGGTGACGGGACTGCGCTATCCGGGCCTGCCCGACGACCCCTCGCACAAGATCGCCTCGCAGCAGATGCGGCGCTACGGATGCGTGGTCTCCTTCACGCTGTCCACGCGCGCGCGTGCCGACCGGTTCCTCGACGCTCTGCGTCTGGTGGACGACGCGACGAGCTTCGGAGGAGTGCGGTCCACCGCCGAGCGGCGCGGCCGATGGGGCGGCGACGCGGTGCCGGAGGGCTTCATCCGCTTCTCGGCCGGCGCCGAGGACCCGGAGGACCTGGTGGCGGACGTACTCCGCGCACTCGACGAGTCCGCGGATTGACCTCTTGCTGAGCGGTCGGTGAGTAGGCTGCGCCATGCGTTCGACCGTCCGCAGCAGCCCGACGGACGGTCCGAGCCTCCCCCCTCGTGGCTCGGACCGTCCCGGTTCTTTGCGCTAAGAACCGCGCGAACAAGGCTAGTTGACTCTGTGTCAGTGTCCAATCACAGTAGCGACAGAGACCTATCGACTTATTTATAGTTGGGGTCCGGTCGAGGGTGCTGGGAAGGGAGGGGCACCATGGATCTGGCCCTGCTGCGGACGTTCGTGACCGTGCACCGGGCCGGTTCCTTCACTCGCGCCGCCGCGCTGCTCGGCCTCTCCCAGCCCGCCGTCACCTCGCAGATCCGCACCCTGGAGCGGCAGTTGGGGAGGCCGCTCTTTCTGCGTCAGGCCCGCGGAGTGACGCCCACGACGATCGGCGACGAACTCGCGCACAAGGCCGCACCCCATCTCGACGCCCTGGTGGAGATCGCCGAGGCCGGACTCGACGAGGACTCGTCGCTGCGTACCCTGCATCTCGCCGGGCCGCCGGAGTTCACCGCCGAGCGGGCGCTGCCGGCCCTGACCGAGCTGACGGGCGACGACGGACAGGGGTTCGCGCTGCGCGCCTCGTTCGGCAATGCCGAGGAGACATTGGAGGGGCTGGCCGCCGGACACCATGACCTGGCCATCACCACGGCCCGTCCGCGCGGCGCCCTGCTCACCGCGACCCCGCTCTGCGACGAGGAGCACGTCCTGGTGGCGGCTCCGCGCTGGGCCGCTCGCATCAACCCCGGAAAACTCCGCCGCAAGGGCTCGCCGGTCCTGGACAGCTTCCCCGTAGTCGAGGTCCACGAGTCACTGCCGCTCGTCGCCCGCTACTGGGCCTCCGTCTTCGACTCCCGTCCGGCCGCCTCGGGCACGGTGGTCGTCCCCGACCTCCGCGCCGTGCTCGCCTGCGCCGCCACGGGCGCGGGACTCGCGGTGCTACCACGGTATCTGTGTGCCGAGGCACTGGAGCGCGGAGACGTCGTGGCGCTCCTCGACCCGGTGGTCCCTCCGCTGCGCACGTACTTTCTGGTGGTCCGCACCGGCACGCTGGCCATGCCGCACATCGCTCGGGCATACGAATGGCTGCTGCGGGCCGCGGTGGACTGGGCCTGAGACCGGGCCGGGCCGGGCCGGGCCAAACTCCAGGTACTCGTGTGGGCCCACTCCGAGAGCCCTCCTGGGGCCCTCAAGGCTCCACGATGTTTCACGTGGAACCTGTCGGGCCACATTTCTCCCATGACCGTCCGACCCGTGGTCAAGCGCACCGCCCGTGCCGTCCTGCTCGATGGCGACGACCTGATTCTGATCAAACGCACCAAGCCCGGTGTCGATCCCTACTGGCTCACACCGGGTGGCGGGGTCGAACCGGAGGACACGACCGTCGTCGACGCACTTCACCGCGAGGTCCACGAGGAACTCGGAGCCAAGGTCACCGATGTGGTGCCCTGCTTCGTCGACACCGTCGAGCACATCGGCGATGACGGCGGCGCCACCGGCGTGAAAGTGCAGCACTTCTTCGTCTGCCGCCTGGAATCCATGGATCCGGCCCTGCGGCACGGCCCCGAGATCGACGAGCCGTGTGGCGAGTACGAGATCGTACGGGTGCCCTTCACCCGGGTCGGTATCGCCTCCGTCCACCTCGTCCCGCTGTCCCTGCGCCACTATCTCGACGGGAACATCGAAGGCGTACGGGCCATGCACGCGCCCGACCTGGGCTGACGCCCGCCGGCCGCACGGTTCTCGAGCTCACCCCCGGCCGGGCGCGCCCCTCGGATCAGTCCCCGGCCCCGACGAGTTCCTCGACCGAGTCGTGGCGGATGCGGTCCGACGGGATGCCGGCGTCTCTCAGCACGTTCATCCCGCTGCGGATCATGCCCGGCGGCCCGGAGAGGTAGGCGTCGTACTCGTTCCACGGCCCGTACTCGCGCACCGCGTCAGGCAGGTGGAGATGGGCCTGGTGGTCGACGATCGGACGGACGGCGAGCCAGGGGTGGCTCTGCTGAAGCCGCAGCATCGTGTCGATGTCGTACAGGTCGTGATCGGTGCGGGCACCGTAGAAGACCTCGACCGGACGCCTCTCCCCGTGCTCGGCAACATCCTCGACCAGCGCCTTGATGGGCGCGATGCCGGTGCCGCCGCCCAGACAGAGCAGTCCGCTGTCGCTGCTGTGGTCGACGGTCATCGATCCGGCCGGCGGCCCGAGACGGATGATGTCCCCGGGGCGGGCGCGGTGCACCAGGGCGTTGGACACCCACCCCGCCGGAACCGCCTTCACGTGGAAGGACAGCAGTCCGTCGGACCGGGGCGCGGAGGCGAACGAGTAGTGCCGCCAGATCCGGGGCCACCACGGCGTCTCCAGGCTCGTGTACTGCCCGGCGAGGAAAGGATACGGCTGGTCGGGCCGGACGGTGATGACGGCGACGTCAGGGGTCCTGAGGTCGTGCGCGACCACCTCGGCGTACCACCAGGCCGGGGCACGCAGCTCGTCCGAGGACGCCGCGTCGATCATGACCTGGGAGATGGTCGTGTACGCGCGCACCCAGGCCGCCTCGGTCTCGGCGTCCCAGACCGCCGAGCCGAACCGGCTGAGCGAACCGATGAGGCACTCACCCACGGCCGGGTAGTGCTCGGGCCGTGTGCCGTACTTGCGGTGACCGCGACCGAGGTTCTGCAGATAGTCGATGAGAACCGGGGTGTTGTCGATGTGCTCGGCCGCGGTGAGCAGCGCCTTGAGCAGGCGGTCCCGCTGGGTGTCCATCGCGGCGGGGAACAGCGACCGGAGATCCGGGTGCCGCACGAAGAGCAGCGCGTAGAAGTACGACGTGACCTTGTCGGCGACGGGGCCGACCTCGGCCATGGTCCGACGGATGAGCACGGCGTCGGGGGACGGTTCCGCGACTGCGGCGGGCCTTCCCGCGGGCACCGGACGGATCGGTCCCGGTTGCGAGGGGCCGGGGTTCCGGTCCGCGGGGGACTCCGTGGGAGGCACGTTCCGGGGGGCGGGCGTCGGCGGTGCCTGGAAGGGCGGGAGAGCGTTCCGGACGGCCTCGGGCGCTTCCTGGGGCGCGGCCGTGGGCAGCGCGTCCTCAGGAGCAGATATTCGTGTCTGCGTGCCCGTCTCCTCGCCTCCGTGGCGCCCGTGCCTCCCAGGGCTTCCTTCCGCTGGTCCGGGCTCCGTGGAGCGGCCCACGGGGCGCAGCGCGGCCAGCCGGCTGACCCCTTCGGTCTCCCGCTCTCTGTCGGCGGCCGTCGGCTCCGGTTCCTTGCGCGGGGTGAACCAGCCGCTCCCGCCATTTCCTCCGGAAGTGCCCTTGTCGGCCGACGTGGTGGTCGGAGCGTCCATACTGTGCCTCGCCTCGAACATCTTTCGGTCGGTCTACGCACTTCCGTGTTCGGAAGATGCCTGCTTTCCCCCGTAGACGGCTTGCTCTCCTGCCCCGTTCAGTCCTCTGACCAATGCGGCCACATTCAACCCAGGCTTCCGCTCAGCGCGGACAAGTAAGGCGAGAATGTGACATTGACCGCATCGCCCTCACCGCAGCATCCCACTCCGCGTCAACGCCCGTCCGCATAACGGAAAATTCGGGTCTCGATCTTTCCGTCCCGTTACGCTGCATTGGCCTGCGTTCACGCCCCACGACATGCCCGCACATCGCGGCGACCCGAACCGGAGTCGACCATACCGGCAGTCGCCCCACAGACAAGTCCGCTCTTCCCTCGAAGTGATCGAACGAGGGACTCCCCATCAATTGCTTTGATTACAGGGCTCGTCGGACCAATTCATAGGCATCCCACAGGCTCCGTCCCATGTAGGAGTGCGTGGCGATACCAGTCAGATGACGGTCCGCGTTGATGGCGACAGACACCGGCACCGCCTCGAACAGGTACTTGTCCGAGAGCGAGTCACCGTAGGCGACGCAGTCGGCCCGCCTCACCCCGAACTCTTCACAGAGCCGGTTCGCGATCTGCACCTTCGCCGCGGCACTCAGAATGCCGGCGAGATCGACGGGTTCGGCGAAGGGCAGGGCGGGGGAAGCGCGAGCCGTACGCCGCGTGCGCGCCCCACCTCGTCAGCCGCTCGACGAAGAAGGAGGGCGAGAGCGAGACGACGGCGCAGTAGTCCCCGTTGTCTCTGATCTCGGCCTAGACGTCTTCGATGCCGGACAGCCAGGGCGCTTGTTCGAAGGCCGCAGCCACATGTGCGTCCGTGAGTTGCGCCCACAAGGCGTACACCTGCGTGGCGTATTCCGGCGGGCCGATGCGTCCCGCCGAGATTGCTTGCTCGATCGCGAGGGTCTCGGCCTCCAGACCGATCTGCCGCGAGATCTCCAGAGGCGCGGAACTGCCGTACAACAGCGTCCCGTCGAGGTCGAAGAGGTGAAGGCGTGTCATACGGGCCGAGGCTAGTGGCGTGCGCGGTCTTCGCTGTTTCACGTGAAACGTCTGTGCCGGCCCGCTACTGACGGGGACGGCATGGCCAAAAGAGCATGCGTCCGCGGGCAAACAAGTGGACGTCGGGGGTATCTGTCGGACAGCCTGACCTGCGTGTCGACACCTTCCCTCCTTGCACTGCCCATCCGCCGTCTGACGCTCCGCGATCTCACCGCGTGCGCCGACTTGTCCGAGGACCGGGGATGGCCCCGCGAAGAACACAAATGGGGTCTGCTTCTGACGGCAGGGAAGGGATACGGCATCGACGCCCCGGACGGCGGCCTCGTCACCGTGTGCGTCGTGACTGAGTACGGAACGCCGGGCCGGCCCGATCTGGGGGCGATCGGAATGGTGCTGGTGGCGAAGCGGTATGCCCGCCAGGGCGTCGGCCGACGGCTGATGCGGTATGTGGTGGCGGAGAAGGGCCTCACCCCACTGACCCTGCACGCGACCCCTTACGGGCAGCCGCTCTATGAGGAGCTCGGCTTCAAGGTCACGGGCCGTGCCGAGATGGTCCGTGGACCCTTCGTCCTCTCCGGCCCGGAACCAGAGGTCACGACACGGCCGGCCGCCGCCGAGGATCTTGCCGGGATCCTCCGGCTCGACGCGGAGGTCTTCGGTCTCGACCGCACGCATGTGATCACGCGCCTTCCCGCCTTCTCCGACCAACTGCGCGTCGCCGAGGAGAACGGCCGGATCACCGGATACGGGGCCGCCTGGCCGAATATGGACACCCAGGTCGTGGGTCCCCTGATCGCCCGCGACACGGAGACCGCGAAGGCACTCGTCGCGTCGTTGGCCGCCCGTACCGACCGTCCGCTGCGCACGGACATCGATGTACGGCACCAGGAGCTGCTGTCCTGGGCGAAGGAGTGCGGCCTTGAATCCGTCGGCTTCAACGCCGTGATGACATACGGGATCTCGGAGCTGCCCGGCGACTGGACGCGACGCTTCGCTCCGCTGACGGTGGCGGCGGGCTGAGGAACCACCTGACACGCAACCGCGTCCTCGCGCGGAAGTGCCGTCCCCGGCATCTGCTGGGGACGGCACTTCGGCGGGGGCACGATCAGGCGAGAGCGTCCACAGCGGCGACAGCGAAACCGTGGTCCTGCTCCGGCGCTCCACCCCCGACGCCGATGGCGCCGATCAGACGGCCGTCACGGTGGACCGGCACACCGCCCGCGATGAACAGCAACGGGCGGTCGAGTGCGGTGGGCAGCGTGTGGAAGAGACCGCCGGGCTGGACCGCGTCGACGAGGTCGGCGGTGGCGGAGTCCAGCTGGAGGGCCGTGTAGGCCTTGCGGGTGCTGGTCTCGCCGGAGATCAGGACGGCCCGGTCGTCGCGCCGGAAGGCGAGCAGATGACCGCCCGCGTCGAGGACGGTGACGCTGACCGTGACTCCGGAGGCCTCGGCGGCCCGGTGGGCCGCGGAGAGGAGAACCTCGGCGTCCTGGATGGTCAGGGGGGCGACCGCGGTGGCAGTGGTGCTCATGAAGGGTTTTCTCCTTGTGGGGCTGTACTCGGCCGGGGGACGGGTGAGTCGTCGCCGGTGGCCGCCTGTCGGTCGGGGCGGTGAGCGGGTGAGCCGGTGGGCTCAGTGGTGGACAGCGGTCCGCTGCTCGGTGGACACGCCTTCGGTGACCCCGGCGCCCGGGGCGTCGGCCCGGCGCTCCAGAGCGGCCGAGAGGACCGCGAGGACCAGGGCTCCTGCGGCCAGCGCGGCGCCGACCCAGTTGGGTGCCGTGTAGCCCAGGCCCCCTGCGATGACGATTCCGCCGAGCCAGGCCGAGAGGGCGTTGCCGAGGTTGAAGGCGCCGATGTTCACGGCCGAGGCCAGCGTGGGAGCGCCGTGCGCCTGGTCGAGGACGCGCTTCTGGAGCGGCGGCACGGTCGCGAACCCCAGGGCGCCGATCAGGGCGATCGTGACCGCCGCGAGGATCTTGTTGTGCGCCGTCACGGTGAACAGTGCGAGCACGACGGCGAGGCCGCCCAGGGACGTGTACAGCATCGGCATCAGCGCCCGGTCGGCGAACCTGCCGCCGATGAGGTTCCCGCCGACCATGCCGAGGCCGAAGAGGACCAGCAGCCAGGTGACGGAACTGTCGGCGAAGCCGGTCACATGGGTCATCATCGGCGCGATGTAGGTGATGGCCGCGAAGACACCGCCGAAGCCGAGCACGGTCATCGCCATGGCCAGCAGGACCTGGACGTTCTTGAAGGCGGCGAGTTCATGGCGGAGGTGGACCCCTTCGGGCTTCGGCATCTCGGGGACCAGCTTGGCGACGCCCAGCAGACCGATCACGCCGAGCGCGGCCACGCCCGCGAAGGTGACCCGCCAGCCCGCGGACTGACCGATCAGCGTGCCCAGGGGGACACCCACGACATTCGCGATGGTGAGCCCGCTGAACATCATGGCGATCGCGCCGGCCTTCTTCTCGGGCGCGACCAGCTCGGCGGCGACGACCGATCCGATACCGAAGAACGCGCCGTGGGCGAGAGATGCCACGACCCGGCCCACCAGCATCAGTCCGAAGACCGGCGCCACGGCGGAGAGCAGGTTGCCGAGGACGAAGAGCCCCATCAGCAGCATCAGCATCCGCTTGCGCGACACCTTCGTACCGAGCGCGGTCATGATCGGGGCGCCGATCACGACGCCGAGCGCGTAGCCGGTCACCAGGAGCCCGGCAGTGGGGATGGAGACACCGAAGTCGCCGGCGACCTCGGGCAGCACACCCATGATCACGAACTCGGTGGTTCCGATTCCGAAGGCCCCGATCGCGAGGGCCAGAAGCGCGAGAGGCATGGTGGGGTACACCTTCCCAAAAGATTGCAGGAGCGCTTTGCGTGCGTTCACAATAGTTGCAGACGCGGGTTAAATGCAAGAGCGGACTATTGCACTTGTGCCCTACCCTGGTGACAGCCGCTCCGGGACGGAGGAACACGCCATGACAGCCACGGACCCCGCACTCACCGCCCTCGCACAAGGGTGGTGCGCCCTCTCCCTGCTGCACGGGAGGATCGAGGCCCACATCGAGCGCGCCCTGCAGGCCGGGCACGACCTGAGCGTGCGGGAGTACTCCCTGCTCGACGTGCTCAGCCGGCAGCACGACGGCGAGGGCGGTCATCTGCAGATGAAGCAGGTCGCGGACGCGGTCGTGCTCAGCCAGAGCGCCACCACTCGACTCGTCACCCGGCTCGAGGACCGCGGGCTGCTGTCCCGTTACCTCTGCCCGACCGACCGCCGCGGCATCTACACGAACGT
This window encodes:
- a CDS encoding MarR family winged helix-turn-helix transcriptional regulator, which produces MTATDPALTALAQGWCALSLLHGRIEAHIERALQAGHDLSVREYSLLDVLSRQHDGEGGHLQMKQVADAVVLSQSATTRLVTRLEDRGLLSRYLCPTDRRGIYTNVSEAGLKLLDEARPTNDAALREALDEAAENPALAPLVRVVESASVPA
- a CDS encoding LysR family transcriptional regulator, producing MDLALLRTFVTVHRAGSFTRAAALLGLSQPAVTSQIRTLERQLGRPLFLRQARGVTPTTIGDELAHKAAPHLDALVEIAEAGLDEDSSLRTLHLAGPPEFTAERALPALTELTGDDGQGFALRASFGNAEETLEGLAAGHHDLAITTARPRGALLTATPLCDEEHVLVAAPRWAARINPGKLRRKGSPVLDSFPVVEVHESLPLVARYWASVFDSRPAASGTVVVPDLRAVLACAATGAGLAVLPRYLCAEALERGDVVALLDPVVPPLRTYFLVVRTGTLAMPHIARAYEWLLRAAVDWA
- a CDS encoding MFS transporter produces the protein MPLALLALAIGAFGIGTTEFVIMGVLPEVAGDFGVSIPTAGLLVTGYALGVVIGAPIMTALGTKVSRKRMLMLLMGLFVLGNLLSAVAPVFGLMLVGRVVASLAHGAFFGIGSVVAAELVAPEKKAGAIAMMFSGLTIANVVGVPLGTLIGQSAGWRVTFAGVAALGVIGLLGVAKLVPEMPKPEGVHLRHELAAFKNVQVLLAMAMTVLGFGGVFAAITYIAPMMTHVTGFADSSVTWLLVLFGLGMVGGNLIGGRFADRALMPMLYTSLGGLAVVLALFTVTAHNKILAAVTIALIGALGFATVPPLQKRVLDQAHGAPTLASAVNIGAFNLGNALSAWLGGIVIAGGLGYTAPNWVGAALAAGALVLAVLSAALERRADAPGAGVTEGVSTEQRTAVHH
- a CDS encoding GNAT family N-acetyltransferase, with translation MSTPSLLALPIRRLTLRDLTACADLSEDRGWPREEHKWGLLLTAGKGYGIDAPDGGLVTVCVVTEYGTPGRPDLGAIGMVLVAKRYARQGVGRRLMRYVVAEKGLTPLTLHATPYGQPLYEELGFKVTGRAEMVRGPFVLSGPEPEVTTRPAAAEDLAGILRLDAEVFGLDRTHVITRLPAFSDQLRVAEENGRITGYGAAWPNMDTQVVGPLIARDTETAKALVASLAARTDRPLRTDIDVRHQELLSWAKECGLESVGFNAVMTYGISELPGDWTRRFAPLTVAAG
- a CDS encoding globin domain-containing protein, which encodes MFEARHSMDAPTTTSADKGTSGGNGGSGWFTPRKEPEPTAADRERETEGVSRLAALRPVGRSTEPGPAEGSPGRHGRHGGEETGTQTRISAPEDALPTAAPQEAPEAVRNALPPFQAPPTPAPRNVPPTESPADRNPGPSQPGPIRPVPAGRPAAVAEPSPDAVLIRRTMAEVGPVADKVTSYFYALLFVRHPDLRSLFPAAMDTQRDRLLKALLTAAEHIDNTPVLIDYLQNLGRGHRKYGTRPEHYPAVGECLIGSLSRFGSAVWDAETEAAWVRAYTTISQVMIDAASSDELRAPAWWYAEVVAHDLRTPDVAVITVRPDQPYPFLAGQYTSLETPWWPRIWRHYSFASAPRSDGLLSFHVKAVPAGWVSNALVHRARPGDIIRLGPPAGSMTVDHSSDSGLLCLGGGTGIAPIKALVEDVAEHGERRPVEVFYGARTDHDLYDIDTMLRLQQSHPWLAVRPIVDHQAHLHLPDAVREYGPWNEYDAYLSGPPGMIRSGMNVLRDAGIPSDRIRHDSVEELVGAGD
- a CDS encoding NUDIX domain-containing protein → MTVRPVVKRTARAVLLDGDDLILIKRTKPGVDPYWLTPGGGVEPEDTTVVDALHREVHEELGAKVTDVVPCFVDTVEHIGDDGGATGVKVQHFFVCRLESMDPALRHGPEIDEPCGEYEIVRVPFTRVGIASVHLVPLSLRHYLDGNIEGVRAMHAPDLG
- a CDS encoding cystathionine gamma-lyase, coding for MTSGDFVTGSGDGTRAVRAGLPEPVKHEPTLPGPVFAAHFHLPGDPTGPYTYGRDENPTWTLLERAIGELEAPGQEGVITLAFPSGMAAVSAVLFSQLRAGDVVVLPDDGYQVLPLVREQLTAYGIEVRTAPTRGDAQLDVLDGAKLLWIETPSNPGLDVCDVRRLVEAAHAQGALVAVDNTLATPLGQRPLELGADFSVASGTKMLTGHGDILLGYVTALDAGPMAPVRRWRKIVGAIPGPMEAWLAHRSLATLQLRADRQNANALVIAEALRGRPEVTGLRYPGLPDDPSHKIASQQMRRYGCVVSFTLSTRARADRFLDALRLVDDATSFGGVRSTAERRGRWGGDAVPEGFIRFSAGAEDPEDLVADVLRALDESAD
- a CDS encoding heme-binding protein; its protein translation is MSTTATAVAPLTIQDAEVLLSAAHRAAEASGVTVSVTVLDAGGHLLAFRRDDRAVLISGETSTRKAYTALQLDSATADLVDAVQPGGLFHTLPTALDRPLLFIAGGVPVHRDGRLIGAIGVGGGAPEQDHGFAVAAVDALA